Proteins encoded within one genomic window of Lysinibacillus sphaericus:
- a CDS encoding DUF871 domain-containing protein: MRRLGISLYPQHSTLEEMQQYVQLAHDNGFDRIFTCLLSLKDDKEKRKLQQINYFAKQLGFAISADIAPAVFEDLGLTYKNIAYFKEHYHLATLRLDMGFSGHEEALMSLDNSELNIELNISNGTKYVDNILSYQPNRNHIIGCHNFYPRRYTGLSRQHFLATSKNFKANHIRTAAMISSQHAVYGPWEKTEHGLPTLEEHRDLPITVQAKDLWHTGLIDDCIIGNMYASKEELSALGQLNRNKLELKIVPSSETTILEQAVLFKEPHFNRGDVSDYVIRSTQSRVKYKNGDFPAHDTHPLQLGDVTIDNNLDVRYKGELQVVLKAMPNTGSTNIVAKVVEEERFLLSQIQPWASFGFTK; the protein is encoded by the coding sequence TTGAGAAGGTTAGGAATTTCACTATACCCACAGCATAGCACGCTAGAAGAAATGCAACAGTATGTGCAGCTAGCGCATGATAATGGTTTTGACCGTATATTTACATGTCTTTTGTCTTTAAAGGATGACAAAGAGAAACGTAAGTTACAGCAAATCAATTATTTTGCAAAACAGCTAGGCTTTGCTATTTCAGCGGATATTGCACCAGCAGTTTTTGAAGATTTAGGCTTAACGTATAAAAATATTGCTTATTTTAAAGAACACTACCATCTAGCGACATTGCGCCTAGATATGGGATTTTCAGGTCATGAGGAAGCATTGATGTCATTAGATAATAGTGAGTTAAACATTGAGCTCAATATTAGTAATGGTACGAAATATGTGGATAATATTTTATCCTATCAACCGAACCGTAATCATATTATAGGCTGTCATAACTTTTATCCACGACGCTATACGGGACTATCACGACAACATTTTTTAGCAACATCCAAAAATTTTAAAGCAAACCATATACGAACAGCGGCGATGATTTCTTCTCAACATGCAGTGTATGGTCCTTGGGAAAAAACAGAGCATGGTTTACCAACATTAGAAGAGCATCGCGATCTACCAATAACTGTGCAGGCGAAAGATTTATGGCATACAGGCTTAATTGATGATTGTATTATTGGTAATATGTATGCTTCAAAGGAAGAACTTAGCGCATTAGGCCAATTAAATCGCAATAAGCTAGAGCTAAAGATTGTCCCATCTTCCGAAACAACTATTTTAGAACAAGCGGTGTTATTTAAAGAGCCCCATTTTAATCGGGGTGATGTATCGGACTATGTTATTCGAAGTACCCAATCGCGCGTGAAATATAAAAATGGTGATTTTCCAGCTCATGATACACACCCATTACAGTTAGGTGATGTAACAATCGATAATAATTTAGATGTGCGCTATAAAGGTGAACTACAAGTAGTGTTAAAAGCAATGCCCAATACAGGCTCTACAAATATAGTGGCAAAGGTCGTGGAAGAAGAACGCTTCTTATTATCTCAAATTCAACCTTGGGCGTCGTTCGGCTTTACAAAATAA
- a CDS encoding N-acetylglucosamine kinase: MYVLAIDGGGTKTCAVICDEHGNLYGKVVTSRSNPTAMDRQHFESTLHGLLQQLQQQAPQIFSAIHSCFVGMAGVKEQQVEDVVERIIRQYVHKATTVIIENDALIALYAGTLGQEGIVQIAGTGAITMGFNYQGTSNRVGGWGYLFDDEGSGYDLGVETLKAVFQSYDQRATPTALTDVVLQHFTVDHVPQLIECIYGVAHPRTVIAPLSKYVFQVAAKGDTVANHIMREACVKYYKAIKTCYVNMAWRQEHVPVVLAGGVFANNPMLVSQLEQLALDEQMPLHFILPVLEPIGGAGIGAFKMARVPLDRSFIEAFQANYATWGVY, translated from the coding sequence ATGTACGTACTAGCGATAGATGGAGGCGGTACAAAAACCTGTGCCGTTATTTGTGATGAGCATGGCAATTTGTATGGCAAAGTAGTGACATCACGTAGTAATCCGACTGCGATGGATAGGCAACATTTTGAGTCGACACTGCATGGACTATTGCAGCAACTGCAACAACAAGCGCCACAAATATTTTCAGCAATACATAGTTGCTTTGTTGGTATGGCTGGAGTGAAGGAACAGCAAGTAGAAGACGTAGTAGAACGAATTATTCGGCAATATGTTCATAAGGCTACGACAGTTATCATTGAAAACGATGCCTTAATTGCGCTCTATGCTGGGACGTTAGGACAAGAAGGCATCGTGCAAATTGCTGGGACAGGTGCAATTACGATGGGGTTTAACTATCAGGGTACGAGCAATCGTGTCGGTGGTTGGGGATATCTTTTTGATGATGAGGGTAGCGGTTATGATTTAGGGGTTGAAACGCTAAAGGCCGTTTTTCAAAGCTATGATCAGCGAGCCACACCGACAGCCTTAACGGATGTCGTGTTACAACATTTCACTGTTGACCATGTTCCACAATTAATAGAGTGTATTTATGGAGTGGCACATCCAAGAACAGTGATTGCTCCACTTAGCAAATATGTCTTTCAAGTGGCAGCAAAAGGAGATACTGTAGCCAATCACATTATGCGAGAGGCTTGTGTGAAGTATTACAAGGCAATCAAAACTTGCTATGTGAATATGGCATGGAGGCAAGAGCATGTACCGGTAGTTTTAGCGGGTGGCGTATTTGCAAATAACCCGATGCTCGTGTCACAGCTTGAACAATTAGCGTTAGATGAGCAGATGCCACTGCACTTTATTTTACCTGTTTTAGAGCCGATTGGAGGAGCTGGTATAGGAGCGTTTAAAATGGCCCGCGTTCCATTGGATAGATCATTTATTGAAGCGTTTCAGGCTAACTATGCAACATGGGGTGTTTACTAA
- a CDS encoding tRNA threonylcarbamoyladenosine dehydratase — protein sequence MLHQFSRNELAIGTEGLEKLKNTTVAILGVGGVGSFAAEACARSGIGRIILVDKDNVDITNVNRQLVAYLSTVGKSKSGVMKERIADINPECEVIDMHMFYTEETYEQFFAQGIDYVIDASDTVIYKIHIMKECLKRNIPIISSMGAANKMDPTRFKIADISKTHTDPLAKVIRTKLRKDGIHKGVTVVFSDESPIVVRPDVVEHVGKPDAAIRKAKMPPSSNAFVPSVAGLIAASWVVNKIVEDVKITRVQG from the coding sequence ATGTTACATCAATTTTCTCGTAACGAGCTCGCGATAGGTACTGAAGGACTCGAAAAATTAAAAAATACAACCGTAGCCATTTTAGGTGTAGGTGGCGTGGGCTCATTTGCTGCCGAGGCATGTGCTAGAAGTGGTATTGGACGCATTATTTTAGTTGATAAGGATAATGTAGATATTACAAATGTTAACCGTCAATTAGTAGCGTATCTTTCAACAGTAGGAAAATCCAAATCTGGTGTGATGAAAGAGCGAATTGCAGATATTAATCCAGAATGTGAAGTGATTGATATGCATATGTTTTACACAGAAGAAACGTATGAGCAATTTTTTGCACAAGGAATCGATTATGTTATCGACGCGAGCGATACGGTAATTTATAAAATTCACATTATGAAAGAATGCTTAAAGCGTAACATTCCTATTATTTCAAGTATGGGCGCCGCCAATAAAATGGACCCTACACGCTTTAAAATTGCTGATATTTCCAAAACACATACAGACCCATTAGCAAAAGTGATTCGTACAAAATTACGAAAAGATGGTATTCATAAAGGCGTAACCGTTGTATTCTCGGATGAAAGCCCAATTGTTGTACGTCCAGATGTCGTAGAGCATGTGGGAAAACCAGATGCAGCTATCCGCAAAGCGAAAATGCCACCATCTTCTAACGCGTTTGTACCCTCTGTTGCAGGTTTAATAGCGGCAAGTTGGGTAGTCAATAAAATTGTGGAAGACGTGAAAATTACCCGCGTGCAAGGATAA
- a CDS encoding replication-associated recombination protein A: MHNEPLAYRMRPLTLDEIVGQQDFVGPDTALYKMIQNGHVPSMLLYGEPGIGKTSIANAIAGSSKLPFFALNATRAGKKDVEDIVQEARISGKVLLFLDEIHRFNKLQQDTLLPHVENGSIVLIGATTENPYHDVNPAIRSRCGEIHQLKKLTTANLVELIQKALADDKRGLGKYHFVLTATQIEQIATAAHGDARKALTLLESLYYASDEVNGQTIASDHILEHLIGRIGVYGDKNGSHFYNLLSALQKSVRGSDTNAALYYLAHLLETGDLVAVSRRLLVMAYEDIGLANPQVGTHMLAAIQAAERLGLPEARIPLASAVIEMCLASKSNSAISAIDAAIASIHAGKTGEIPLHLRDTHYEGAKDLGHVGYQYPHNNPIGTFGGWVDQQYLPDELVGTEFYKPVIAGEEKRMASIYNKLKSFHN; the protein is encoded by the coding sequence TTGCATAATGAACCACTCGCTTATCGGATGCGTCCATTAACGCTTGATGAAATCGTTGGTCAACAAGATTTTGTCGGTCCTGATACGGCTTTATATAAAATGATTCAAAATGGACATGTTCCTTCTATGCTACTGTACGGTGAGCCAGGTATAGGGAAGACATCGATAGCCAATGCCATCGCAGGTAGCTCAAAACTCCCTTTTTTTGCACTAAATGCAACACGTGCTGGCAAAAAGGATGTTGAAGATATTGTACAAGAAGCGAGAATTTCAGGAAAAGTCTTATTGTTTTTGGATGAGATTCATCGCTTCAATAAATTACAGCAGGATACTTTATTACCACATGTAGAAAATGGCTCTATCGTTTTAATCGGGGCTACAACAGAAAACCCCTATCATGATGTTAACCCAGCCATTCGTTCGCGTTGCGGTGAAATTCATCAGTTAAAAAAATTAACTACAGCTAACTTAGTAGAACTTATTCAAAAAGCACTTGCTGATGACAAACGGGGACTAGGGAAATATCATTTTGTACTAACAGCAACTCAAATCGAGCAAATCGCCACTGCAGCTCACGGAGATGCACGCAAGGCATTAACTTTGCTAGAGTCGCTTTATTATGCAAGTGATGAAGTGAACGGACAAACGATTGCTTCTGACCATATTTTAGAACATTTGATTGGTCGAATTGGTGTCTACGGAGATAAGAATGGTTCACATTTCTATAACTTGCTCTCGGCTTTGCAAAAATCCGTCCGTGGCAGTGATACAAATGCAGCGTTGTATTATTTAGCACATTTACTTGAAACAGGTGATTTAGTTGCCGTAAGTCGCCGACTCCTTGTTATGGCGTACGAAGATATTGGTCTTGCTAACCCTCAAGTTGGTACACATATGCTTGCAGCTATTCAGGCAGCAGAGCGTCTAGGGTTACCTGAAGCACGGATTCCACTTGCTAGCGCTGTTATTGAAATGTGCCTTGCATCAAAATCAAATTCAGCCATTTCCGCAATAGATGCTGCAATTGCAAGCATCCATGCAGGTAAAACAGGAGAGATTCCGCTACATTTACGCGATACACATTATGAAGGTGCCAAAGATTTAGGGCATGTGGGCTACCAATATCCGCATAACAACCCTATTGGGACATTTGGTGGCTGGGTAGACCAACAATATTTACCAGATGAACTTGTAGGGACAGAGTTTTATAAGCCCGTTATTGCAGGAGAGGAAAAACGGATGGCAAGTATATACAACAAGCTTAAATCATTCCATAATTAG
- the cymR gene encoding cysteine metabolism transcriptional regulator CymR codes for MKISTKGRYGLTIMIELAKHYGEGPIPLRKIAAEKELSEAYLEQLVSPLRNSGLVKSVRGAYGGYMLANPPSEISAANVISVLEGPIQPVEGIENEEAPQRELWLRIRDAVKNVLDTTTIEDLAQYTEENVVDGYMFYI; via the coding sequence ATGAAAATTTCTACAAAAGGCCGTTATGGTCTCACGATTATGATTGAATTGGCAAAACATTATGGAGAAGGTCCAATTCCGCTTCGTAAAATTGCTGCTGAAAAAGAGCTTTCGGAAGCGTACCTAGAGCAACTTGTGTCTCCATTACGTAATTCAGGATTGGTAAAAAGTGTACGTGGAGCGTATGGCGGTTATATGCTAGCGAATCCACCTAGTGAGATTTCAGCAGCAAACGTTATCAGTGTATTAGAAGGGCCAATCCAGCCTGTAGAAGGTATTGAAAATGAGGAAGCACCTCAACGAGAGCTATGGCTACGAATTCGTGATGCAGTAAAAAATGTATTAGATACTACGACTATTGAAGATCTAGCTCAGTATACAGAGGAAAATGTAGTAGACGGCTATATGTTCTATATTTAA
- a CDS encoding cysteine desulfurase family protein: MNANIYLDHAATSPMNDKVIDAMTLAMRNVFGNASSIHGAGREARKYLDQARDILAQSIGAKPTEIILTSGGTEADNTAIIGTANARAHEGKHIITTQIEHHAVLHTCEKLEKDGFEVTYLPVDANGRITVEAVRQALREDTILVTIMYGNNEVGSIQPIAEIGQLLREHKATFHTDAVQAYGLENIDVTALQVDLLSVSAHKINGPKGIGFLYQKTGTPLASYAFGGSQEKKRRAGTENIPAAIGFATAAQNASELRESKRALYNRFKQIMLDVFSHEKLAFHVNGDPQNVLPHVLNISFANMEVESFLVNLDMAGIYASSGSACTAGTIDPSHVLVAMYGKGADELRNSIRFSFGQGLTEEDVRQAAEKTATIVKKLAK; encoded by the coding sequence ATGAATGCAAACATCTATCTTGATCATGCGGCTACATCTCCGATGAATGACAAGGTAATAGACGCCATGACTTTAGCGATGCGTAATGTATTTGGCAATGCATCGAGTATTCACGGCGCTGGGCGTGAGGCGCGAAAATATTTAGATCAGGCACGTGATATATTGGCACAATCCATTGGAGCAAAGCCAACGGAAATTATTTTAACAAGTGGCGGTACGGAAGCGGATAATACGGCAATTATTGGCACAGCTAATGCTCGTGCTCATGAAGGTAAGCATATTATTACAACTCAGATTGAGCATCATGCGGTGTTACATACTTGTGAGAAGTTGGAGAAAGATGGCTTTGAAGTGACCTATTTACCAGTAGATGCCAACGGGCGCATAACTGTAGAAGCGGTGCGACAAGCGCTACGTGAAGATACAATTTTAGTAACAATTATGTACGGGAATAACGAAGTGGGTTCAATTCAACCAATTGCTGAAATTGGTCAGTTGTTACGGGAACATAAAGCGACGTTCCATACGGATGCCGTACAGGCTTACGGCTTAGAAAACATTGATGTAACTGCTTTGCAGGTTGATTTATTAAGTGTCTCAGCGCACAAAATTAATGGACCAAAAGGAATTGGTTTCCTTTATCAAAAGACAGGTACACCACTTGCAAGCTATGCATTTGGCGGTTCACAAGAGAAAAAACGTCGTGCAGGTACGGAAAATATTCCTGCTGCTATTGGCTTTGCTACAGCTGCTCAAAATGCAAGTGAGTTGCGCGAAAGTAAGCGAGCACTGTACAATCGCTTTAAACAAATTATGTTGGATGTTTTTTCACATGAAAAGTTAGCATTTCATGTCAATGGTGATCCTCAAAATGTCCTGCCGCACGTATTAAATATTAGTTTTGCTAATATGGAGGTAGAGTCATTTTTAGTGAACCTAGATATGGCTGGCATTTACGCATCCAGTGGCTCTGCCTGCACAGCAGGTACTATTGATCCTTCACATGTGTTAGTAGCGATGTATGGAAAAGGGGCAGATGAGTTGCGAAACTCTATTCGCTTTAGCTTTGGCCAAGGACTAACTGAAGAAGATGTACGTCAAGCAGCAGAAAAAACAGCTACGATTGTGAAAAAATTGGCAAAATAA
- the mnmA gene encoding tRNA 2-thiouridine(34) synthase MnmA produces the protein MIETRDPSQIRVVVGMSGGVDSSVAAYLLKQQGYEVIGIFMKNWDDTDENGVCTATEDYEDVIKVCNQIGIPYYAVNFEKQYWDKVFTYFLEEYKAGRTPNPDVMCNKEIKFKAFLEHAMNLGADYLATGHYARIDRSGDGEVRMLRGVDDNKDQTYFLNQLSQEQLAHVMFPIGDIEKKEVRKIAEEAGLATAKKKDSTGICFIGERNFKEFLSQYLPAQPGKMETMDGVVMGQHDGLMYYTLGQRHGLGIGGDGEPWFVLGKDLERNVLLVGQGFHHDALYSTSLTAVKMGYTSTKKLPGKFSCTAKFRYRQTDTPVEVEILEDGRTHIVFAEPVRAITPGQAVVLYDGEVCLGGGTIDEVFKNNEKLTYVG, from the coding sequence ATGATCGAAACACGTGACCCATCACAAATCCGTGTCGTCGTCGGCATGTCAGGTGGGGTAGACTCTTCCGTTGCTGCCTATTTGTTAAAGCAACAAGGGTATGAAGTAATTGGTATTTTTATGAAAAACTGGGATGATACAGACGAAAATGGCGTTTGTACCGCGACAGAAGATTACGAAGATGTAATTAAAGTATGTAATCAAATCGGTATTCCTTATTATGCTGTCAATTTTGAAAAGCAATATTGGGATAAAGTTTTCACATACTTTTTAGAAGAATATAAAGCGGGACGCACACCAAACCCGGATGTAATGTGCAATAAAGAAATTAAATTTAAAGCATTCCTAGAGCATGCCATGAATCTTGGTGCAGATTATCTAGCAACAGGTCACTATGCACGTATTGATCGCAGTGGGGATGGCGAAGTACGTATGCTTCGTGGTGTAGATGATAATAAGGACCAAACGTATTTCCTTAACCAACTATCACAGGAGCAATTAGCGCATGTTATGTTCCCAATTGGGGATATCGAGAAAAAAGAAGTGCGTAAAATTGCAGAAGAAGCAGGGCTTGCTACAGCTAAGAAAAAGGATTCAACAGGTATTTGCTTTATCGGAGAGCGTAATTTCAAAGAGTTTTTAAGTCAATATTTACCTGCTCAACCTGGCAAAATGGAAACGATGGATGGCGTAGTAATGGGGCAACATGATGGGTTAATGTACTATACATTAGGTCAACGTCATGGTCTTGGCATAGGTGGAGACGGTGAGCCATGGTTTGTCCTTGGAAAAGATTTAGAACGTAATGTGTTGCTTGTCGGTCAAGGATTCCACCATGATGCTTTATACTCAACATCGCTAACAGCAGTAAAAATGGGCTATACTTCGACAAAAAAATTGCCCGGGAAATTTTCTTGTACTGCGAAATTCCGCTATCGTCAAACAGATACTCCTGTAGAGGTAGAAATTTTAGAAGATGGTCGTACACATATTGTGTTTGCAGAACCTGTACGTGCTATAACACCTGGACAGGCTGTTGTTTTATATGACGGTGAAGTTTGCTTAGGTGGCGGTACAATTGATGAAGTTTTTAAAAACAATGAAAAACTAACATACGTTGGATAA
- a CDS encoding tetratricopeptide repeat protein — protein sequence MDFNEQGILAFQEKRYEDAAQLFTKAIEAEPENAIGYVNFGNLLAVLEDTERAERFFQKAITVDETAATAYYGLANLYYNAERYAEALKLYEQAVKHKIAGADVYYMMGKCFERMENPKLALPYLQRAAEIAPEDTQIRLAYAIVLCALEMFEEGKKELDYLIEQDWNNADAHYNLGVLYAVSTEQTEDAMYHLKQAFTIQPEYDQARYIYDMIAQRFN from the coding sequence TTGGATTTTAACGAGCAAGGAATACTAGCGTTTCAAGAGAAACGTTATGAGGATGCTGCACAGCTTTTTACCAAAGCAATTGAAGCAGAGCCTGAAAATGCAATTGGCTATGTGAATTTTGGGAATTTATTGGCGGTCTTAGAAGATACAGAACGAGCAGAGCGTTTTTTTCAAAAAGCAATTACTGTAGATGAAACGGCAGCTACAGCTTATTATGGTTTAGCTAATTTATATTATAATGCGGAACGTTATGCCGAGGCGTTAAAACTTTATGAACAAGCTGTGAAGCATAAAATTGCAGGTGCGGATGTTTATTATATGATGGGCAAGTGCTTTGAACGAATGGAAAATCCGAAGCTTGCTTTGCCATACTTACAACGTGCGGCAGAAATTGCACCAGAGGATACACAAATTCGCCTAGCATATGCAATCGTGCTCTGTGCATTAGAAATGTTCGAGGAAGGTAAGAAGGAGTTAGATTATTTAATCGAACAGGATTGGAATAATGCAGATGCTCATTATAACTTAGGTGTGCTGTATGCTGTATCCACTGAACAAACAGAAGATGCGATGTACCATTTAAAGCAGGCATTTACCATTCAACCTGAATACGATCAAGCTCGTTATATTTACGATATGATTGCACAACGATTTAATTAA
- a CDS encoding GTP pyrophosphokinase, which translates to MTNELEATTIKTLQTELTRFFLAYKFALNEVETKINILQEEFKLMHEYNPIEHVSTRVKSPKSILLKMKKKELTPAIDSIRENIRDIAGVRITCSFVEDIYKVSAMLQAQNDIEIVDVKDYIAYPKENGYQSLHLIIKIPIFMSDRMEKVYTEIQIRTIAMDFWASLEHKIYYKYNKEVPAHIRKELKEAALQAAELDRKMERLNKEINILKANDTESSLLDTTPIAHLAQYLSQLTFDSAVKDNK; encoded by the coding sequence ATGACAAATGAACTTGAAGCCACAACTATTAAAACACTCCAAACAGAACTTACTCGCTTCTTCCTAGCTTATAAATTTGCGTTAAACGAAGTGGAAACAAAAATCAATATTTTGCAAGAAGAATTTAAGCTTATGCACGAATATAATCCAATTGAACATGTCTCCACTCGAGTGAAGTCACCAAAAAGCATCTTATTAAAGATGAAGAAAAAAGAGCTGACACCTGCCATCGATAGTATTCGCGAAAATATTCGGGATATAGCAGGCGTCCGTATTACGTGCTCCTTTGTAGAAGATATTTATAAAGTAAGTGCGATGTTGCAAGCACAAAATGATATTGAAATAGTGGACGTAAAAGACTACATCGCGTATCCAAAAGAGAATGGCTATCAAAGCCTACATCTTATTATTAAAATTCCAATTTTCATGTCCGATCGAATGGAAAAAGTCTATACGGAAATTCAAATACGAACGATTGCAATGGATTTTTGGGCAAGTCTCGAGCATAAAATTTACTATAAATACAATAAGGAAGTGCCTGCACATATTCGTAAGGAACTAAAAGAAGCGGCATTACAAGCTGCTGAATTAGATCGTAAAATGGAACGTCTCAATAAAGAAATCAATATTTTAAAGGCTAATGATACTGAATCGTCCCTGTTAGACACAACACCTATTGCGCATTTAGCACAATACTTATCACAACTGACATTTGACAGCGCAGTTAAAGACAACAAATAA
- the hisA gene encoding phosphoribosylformimino-5-aminoimidazole carboxamide ribotide isomerase: MEFRPCIDLHDGKVKQIVGSTLGYADQEVIENFISEYEPSYYANMFAKDQLVGGHVIMLGSGNEQAALAALTAYPGGLQVGGGITTENAKKYIDAGASHVIVTSFIFHDGQLDVNRLEQLVKLIGKKHLVIDLSCRMRDGKWFVVTDKWTKFSDFEVNPQNISYIEEFCDELLIHAVDVEGKKGGMQESLVRDLAAWTSIPTTYAGGVRSLEDLEKFKAISNGKLHVTIGSSLSIFGGDLPYTEVVNYCKKGGIL, encoded by the coding sequence GTGGAATTTAGACCTTGCATCGATTTACATGATGGCAAAGTAAAACAAATTGTTGGAAGCACGCTAGGATATGCAGATCAAGAAGTTATCGAAAACTTCATTTCAGAATATGAGCCTAGTTATTATGCCAACATGTTTGCAAAAGATCAATTAGTAGGCGGGCATGTTATTATGCTTGGTAGTGGCAATGAACAAGCCGCACTAGCAGCCTTAACAGCGTACCCAGGAGGATTACAAGTCGGCGGTGGCATAACGACTGAAAACGCTAAAAAGTACATAGATGCAGGTGCTTCGCATGTAATCGTGACATCGTTTATCTTTCATGATGGACAACTCGACGTCAATCGCTTAGAGCAACTCGTTAAGCTAATCGGTAAAAAACATCTTGTAATCGATTTAAGTTGCCGGATGCGTGATGGAAAGTGGTTTGTAGTCACAGATAAATGGACAAAATTTAGTGATTTTGAAGTCAACCCACAAAACATTTCCTACATTGAAGAATTTTGTGATGAACTATTGATTCATGCAGTGGATGTTGAAGGAAAAAAAGGTGGGATGCAGGAAAGCTTAGTGCGAGATTTAGCAGCTTGGACATCTATTCCAACAACCTATGCAGGTGGCGTTCGTTCTTTAGAGGACTTAGAAAAATTCAAAGCCATTTCAAATGGAAAGCTACATGTCACAATCGGTAGCTCACTTTCTATTTTTGGTGGAGATTTACCTTATACGGAAGTTGTGAACTATTGTAAAAAAGGCGGGATACTGTGA